The following proteins come from a genomic window of Musa acuminata AAA Group cultivar baxijiao chromosome BXJ1-7, Cavendish_Baxijiao_AAA, whole genome shotgun sequence:
- the LOC135678995 gene encoding RING-H2 finger protein ATL2-like encodes MDAKPDGDLNPGPRGYALSGKVMLTSTVVLFAAVLLLLFLHLYFRSRFFLLRRRHRRLRRRLIFFVDGAGGTLPSSSSAAHRGLNPTVLKSLPVFVFAAAAGGEEGDDDVVECPVCLNEFEEGEKMRALPRCGHRFHIECIDMWFHSHATCPLCRSAVEASARLPLPTPANQVLLPVPAPPEPGRPYPADLFEECRREDGIGSSASSSATGELRIEVPMRGAEGEQGLGLKSPGSRMLLLTRFLSRDARVCRGGGTAAEPDPERGVEAANSMPPPPSVL; translated from the coding sequence ATGGATGCGAAACCCGATGGTGATCTGAACCCGGGTCCTCGCGGCTACGCCCTAAGCGGCAAGGTTATGCTCACATCTACCGTCGTCCTCTTCGCTGCCGTCCTGCTCCTACTGTTCCTCCACCTCTACTTCCGGTCGCGATTTTTCCTCCTCCGACGTCGCCATCGCCGCCTCAGGCGACGCCTGATCTTCTTCGTCGACGGCGCCGGGGGCAcccttccctcctcttcctccgccgcCCACCGCGGTCTCAACCCCACTGTCCTCAAATCCCTCCCAGTTTTCGTTTTCGCCGCCGCAGCGGGCGGCGAGGAGGGGGACGACGACGTGGTGGAGTGCCCGGTGTGCCTGAATGAGTTCGAGGAGGGGGAGAAGATGCGGGCCCTCCCGAGGTGCGGCCACCGCTTCCACATCGAGTGCATCGACATGTGGTTCCACTCCCACGCCACCTGTCCCCTTTGCCGCTCCGCCGTGGAGGCGTCGGCGCGGCTGCCGCTCCCCACGCCAGCGAATCAGGTGCTCCTGCCAGTACCGGCGCCGCCGGAACCGGGACGGCCTTATCCGGCGGATCTGTTCGAGGAGTGCCGGAGGGAGGACGGAATCGGGTCGTCGGCCTCGAGCTCCGCCACGGGGGAGCTTAGGATCGAGGTGCCGATGAGGGGAGCGGAGGGCGAGCAAGGGTTAGGGTTGAAGTCGCCGGGGAGCAGGATGCTTCTGCTGACGAGGTTTCTTAGCAGGGATGCGAGGGTCTGCCGCGGCGGAGGCACGGCGGCGGAGCCCGATCCGGAGCGGGGAGTAGAGGCGGCGAACAGTATGCCGCCGCCACCGTCGGTACTGTAG